DNA sequence from the Thermus hydrothermalis genome:
GCCCTCAATGCGCTCTAAGATCTCGTCCAGGCTCCGCCCGGTGATGGTGAGGCCGTGGTTCTTAAGCCCCACCACCGCCCGGGTGGGGTCGGGGGCTTGGCGCACCTTCTCCGCCACCGCCTGGGCCAGCTCGTAGGTGCCGCAGGGGTAGTTGAAGGGGGTGGCGGGCACCCCCTCCATCCAGGCGTGCACGTGCAGGATGGCCCCCACCCCGGGGTGTTCCCGGTAGATCATCCAGTGCTCTATGGCGTCCACGCTCACCCGCCTGGGCTCCACGTGGGGGGGGACGGAGAGGAGGATGGCGTTCCTTTCCGGATCGTAGTCCTTCACCATGAGGATGTCCCGGCCGATCTCCCTGAGGTTCGCCTTGTCCACCCCGCTCGCCGACATCCAGAAGCGCTTTTCGTCCTTGCGCACGGAGAGGTTGCCGTAGGAAAGCCCCCCGATGCCGTAGAGGCGCTTCACGTGGCGGAGGTCCTCGGGGGGGAGGATCTCCTCAATGGGGAAGGGGGCAGGGAGGAGGTCCCATTCCTTGAGCTTCTTCCCCGCCCGGTACATGCTTTCCGTGAGCGCATCCCCGTGCCAAAGCTCGGGCTCGAGGTCGGGCTCAAAGATGTTGTTGAGGACGAGGCGGCTACAGGCGATGGGCTTAAGCCTTTGGGCCACCCGCTCAAAGAAGCCTTCCCCCTCGGGCTCCTCATAGTGGCCGAGCTCCAGGGTGAGGAACTTGACCCCCTTTCCCGGCACGTAGGCCAAGAGCACATTGGAAAGGGCCCGGACCAGGTAGGGGTAGAGCTCGCGCAAGGGGTCTTCCGGGTACTCGGGCAGCTCCAAAGCGGAGGCCACGAAGGTGGCCTGGGCCTTGCGGCGGTAAGGCCTTGGGTTTTCTGGGGTGATGGCGTTGAGGACCAGGTTGGGGGCTTCCGCACCCGGGTTAAAGCGGAAGCCCTGGGCCTCCAGCGCCTTGCCCACCCCTTCCAAAAAGGCTTGGAGCCTGGGCGAGGGTTCGCCGTGGATGAGGTACTCCCACATACCGCCTCCTTGTCTTGCCCCTAAGCCTACCCCATACTGGCCCTATGGCGGAAGCCTTGTGGGGCAAGGAGGCGCTTTTCCCCGGGGTTAGGGTGGGGCACTTCACCGACCCCAAGGCCCGCACCGGGTGCACCGTGGTCCTGGTGGAGGAGGGGGCGGTGGCGGCGGCGGACGTGCGGGGGGCGGCCCCGGGCACGCGGGAGACGGACCTCCTCCTCCCCGAGAACACCGTGGAGAGGGTGCAGGCCGTCCTCCTCACGGGGGGAAGCGCCTTTGGCTTAGGGGCGGCGGAGGGGGTTATGGCCTACCTCCGGGAACGGGGGAAGGGGTTTCCCACCCCTGGGGGCGTGGTGCCCATCGTCCCCGCCGCCGTGCTCTACGATCTCGGCCGGGGGGAGGTCTTCCGGCCCCCCTCGCGGGAGGCGGGGTATGGGGCCGCCTTGGCCGCAGGGGAGGAGGTGGCCGAGGGGAGCGTGGGGGCGGGCACGGGGGCGGTGGCGGGCGGGGTCAAGGGGGGCTTTGGCCTTGCGGGCTACCGCCTGGAAGAGGGCTTTAGGGTGGTGGCCCTGGCGGCGGTGAACAGCCTGGGCCGCCCCTTTGACCCCTCCACGGGGAGGCTTTACGCCGAGCCCTTCCTGGCCGAGGGGGAGTGGGCCCTTTTGCCGGACCTTTCCCGCTACCGGGGCTTTCCCGAGGACTACCGCTTCCCCCTCCTTCTCGGCCAGAACACCACCCTGGCGGTGGTGGCCACGGACGCCCCCCTCACCAAGGCGGAGGCCAGGCGGCTTGCCATCATGGCCCAGGACGGCTTGGCCCGGGCCATCCGCCCCGCCCACACCCCCTTGGACGGGGATGTGGTCTTTGCCCTGGCCCTGGGGGACGGCAAAGGGGTGGGCCCCCTGGGGCTCTTGCGCCTTGGGGCCTACGCCGCCGACGCTTTAGCCCGGGCCATCGCCCGGGCGGTCCTCCTGGCGGAGGGGATGCCGGGGGTGCTTGCGTACCGGGAGCTTGCGGGCTAGCGCCCCGGGAAAGGGGCGAGGAGGGCTTCCACCTGGAAGACCTCGCCTCCCCTTCGCACGGTGAGGCGCACCCTTTCCCCCACCTCCCGCTTGCGCACCTCCCGGAGGAGGTCCTCAAAGGAGTTCACCGGGGTGCCGTCCACCTCCAGGATCACGTCGGGGACGCCCCCCGACTCTAGCCCCCTAAGCCCCGCCCGGTGGGCGGCCCCACCCGGCACCACCTCGCCCACCAGCACCCCGCCCGGGGGAAGCCCGAGCTGCTGGGCGAGGTCCGGGGTGAGGGCCCTAGGCCCCCGTAGGCCCAGGTAGGGCCAGTAGCGCCTTTCTCCCCCCTCCAATGCGGAGAGTACCCCTTGCCGCCCCAAAAGGGGCGTGTAGAAGCTCCGGAACCCCTCCTCCGTCTGGCCGATGGCCACCGCTATCCCCAGGACCTTGCCGCTAGCGTCCAACACGGGCCCGCCCGAGTCCCCGGGGGCGAGGGGGAGGGAGGTTTCCACGAGGCCTTGGGGGAGGAAGGGAGAAGGGCTCACCTCGAGGCGGGTCACCCGCCCGTACCGGGGGGCGATGAACTGGCCCCGGCCGTTGCCGATGTGGAGCACGGCCTCCCCCACCCGGGGCCGCCTTTCCGTTTCCAGGGGAAGCGTCCTGGGCGCTTCCCCTTCCGTGGCGAGCACCGCCAGGTCCAAGGGCTCGGCGAAGCCCAAAAGCCGTGCCGGGGCCCGGGCGCCAGTAGCGAGGACCAGGGTGTAAGGCCCTCCTTCCGCCACCACGTGGTAGGCGGTGAGGACGAGGCCTTGGGCGTAGAAGAAGCCCGTGCCCCGGCTCCCCTCGGGGCCTTCTATGCGCAAGGCGGCGGTGTGGGCCTCGGCGTAGACGGCCTGGAGGGTCTCGGGGGGTGCCTGGATGGGCTCGGCCCACGGGCGAGGGGGCGTGAGGAGGTGGAGGAAGAGGGAGAGAAAGGCCAGGGCCAGGGGCAGGAGGAGGAGTAGGCCCCACGCTTTGCGCATGCCCCTATTCTTCCCCAAAGCCCAAAGGGCCAGGGTACGCAAGGCCACTATCCGTGTCCAAGGAGGAGAAGCCCGAGGAGGAAAAACCCCACCGCCGGCCAAGGAGGGGGTCGCCGGAGCAAGGTGTGGGCCAGGGCCACCCCGAGGAAGGCCAGGAAGGGGTGCGGGGATAGCGGCCCCCCCAGGGCCAGGTAAAGGAGGCCGAGGAGGGCGTTCAGGTCGTAAAGGCCCAGGGCAAGCCGGGCCGCCCGGGGCACCTCCTTGCGGAGGAGAAGCCAAAGGCTCAGGGCGAAGGCGAGCCCCACCAGGGCCCACCCCAGAAGCCGGTGGAGGCTTGGCACCCTCAAAAGGGTGGTGGGAAGCCCCATCTGGGTGTAGCCAAGGGTGGTGAGGAGGACCAGGAGAAGGCCAAACCCCATCTGGGTCCAACCGATGACCCGGGCCGGCACCGGGGGGCGGAAGAGGGCGTAGCCCCCGTAAAGGGCGAGGGCGAGGAGCCCAAAGAAGACAGCGTGGGGGAGAAGACCTTCCTGGGCGAGGAAGAGGGCTAGGGCCGCTGACAGGAAAAGGGCGAGGAGGGTGGGGTAGCGCTTGGGAGAGGCGCCCCGGGCCCTCAGCACCTGGGTGCGGGCGTAGTAGAGGGCGGCCACGTCCCTTAGGGCTAGGGCGAGGAAGCTTCCCAGGGCCACCTCCGCCTCGAGGCTCCCCGCAAGCACCCCCGCCGGGGCCAAAGCGGCCATGAAGAGGGCCGCCGCCAGCTCTGGGAAAAGCTCCCGGGACCGGTTTTTGGCGTCGGCGTAGGCCACGTAGGCGGCAAGGGGGAGGGCCAGGAGGAGGGGAAGGAGGAAGGGACCTTGGGCGGTGCGGGCGGCGAGGAGGAGGCCCGAAAGGGCTAGGAGAATGTAGAAGCCCCCCACCCTAAGGGCCAGCTCCGTGCGGGGGTAGCGCTTGCCCTTCCGCAGGTCCTGGTAAGCGAGCTTCAGCGGGTGCCGGGCCAAAAAGCCGAAAAGGCCGAGGAGGAGGAGCCCCAGGGTGTGGGGTCCAGGGGAGAGGAGAAGGCCCAGGAAAACCGGCTCCAGGGTAAAGCCCCAGCCCCCGTGCTCCGCAGGCAGGGCCACCGACCTTAGGGGAACGCTTGTGGTACGCATCCTCGCCTCCAGGGTAGGGGAAGGGTGCGGGGGCAAAGGTCCCTTAGCCCCACAGCACCTCCAGCATCAACAGGGCGAAAAGAAGCCCAGCCAGGGCAGAAAGCCCGGCGAAGACCCCCCAAAGGGTTGGGCCCCAGCCAAGCCCCCAACCCAAGGCCATGCCCAGAAGCCCTAGGTTGGCGAGACCCACCTGGACGAGGGCGAGTCCGGGCCGCCGGAAGACCACGCCCCGGAACCGGGGCAGGGCGTGGTAGGCCACGCCGTAGATCATGAGGCCCACGAAGCCCAGAAGTTGCATATGGGCGTGGGCAGGTTTCCAGGTGGGTGGCAGCATGCCAAGCCCCATCAGGAGGCCAAGGAGGTTGGCGGCCATGAACCACAGGAGGGCGCTGGTCAGGGCGAGGCGGCTTGCGGGGATCATGGGCGGGGGGTGATGATGCCGAGTACCAAAAACCGCCCCTGGGCGGCCCGCGCCCCGTGGGGCTCGCCTGGGGAGGCGTCAAGGAGCGTACCTGGCCGGGCTAGAACCTCCCGTTCCCCGGCGAAGAGGGTGCCCTCTCCTTCCAAGCAGAGGAGGTGGACTCGAGGCTCCCCCTTCCCCCTCACCTCTTGGCCGTTCTGCAGGCTGAAGAGGACCAGGCGCACCTCGGGGTAGTCGGCCAGGACTTCCACGCCCCGCACCGTTCCGAAGCGGGCATTTTCTAGGAGGTTCATTGGCGCGCCTCCTTTTGCAGGAAGTGGGCTAAGGCGTTCAGGACCTCTATGGGGTCCTGCCCTGCCTGCCTGGCCGCTTCCTCCAAGGGCTCGGCCCCGCCGCAGCAGGTGTCCACGCCGAGCTCGTTCAGAAGCCGCACGGCTTCTGGGTAACGCCGCAAGATCTCGTTGACCGGGGTCGTGAGGGCGATCCCTTCCATGCCTTTAGCCTAGGGGGCTAAGTGGAGGAGGGGCCATGACCTAGGTTAAACCTTTTCCGGAAGGAGATCTTTAAGGGTGAGGCTCCCTAGGGCCTTCCGGATTTCCAGGTTCATGCGTACCAGGTTGGGCTTGAGGTAGCAGACGCCCCGCCTTTCCTCTGTTGGACATCGTTTTAGGGTGGCGCAAAGGTCCAGGGCTACTGGGCCGGAGAGGGTCTCCATGACCTTGAGGAGGCTAATCTCTTCAGGGGCACCTTTGAGCCACACCCCTCCCGCACGTCCCATCCGGCTTTCCACCAGCCCCGCCTTGGCCAGCTTGGAAAGCACCTTGGCCATGAAGGCGGGTGGGGCTTTGAGTTTTTGGGCGATCTCCATTGCGGAGAGCCCAGGTTCCTCCGCCAAAAGGAGGAGGGCATGGAGGGCATAGGACTCTTCCCGCCGAAGGAGGCTGCGCACGGGCATGCCCCTATGGTAAACCCCCGGGATTCCCCCGGGGGCCGGGAAGGAAGGGTTCTACCGAACGCCGATGGGCCACGCTTGGGAAAGGAAGTAGTGATTGTAAAGATAGTACAAGAGGAAAAAGGCCAGGAAGAGCAGGGCGAGCAGGTAAACGCCTTTGGGGGTGACGGAGCCCTCCTCAGAGCGCACGGCGTAGGTGAGGCGAATCTCCTCATCGCTTAGCCGTTTACCCCAAAGGAGCGAGCCTACCACCAGTAGGACAAAAAGCAGGCCCCCTGCCAAGGAGAGCGCACCGCCAACGCCCATGGCAACAAGCAGGGTGGAAGCTTCCGGGGGGTAAGCGAAGCCGA
Encoded proteins:
- a CDS encoding class II aldolase/adducin family protein, whose translation is MWEYLIHGEPSPRLQAFLEGVGKALEAQGFRFNPGAEAPNLVLNAITPENPRPYRRKAQATFVASALELPEYPEDPLRELYPYLVRALSNVLLAYVPGKGVKFLTLELGHYEEPEGEGFFERVAQRLKPIACSRLVLNNIFEPDLEPELWHGDALTESMYRAGKKLKEWDLLPAPFPIEEILPPEDLRHVKRLYGIGGLSYGNLSVRKDEKRFWMSASGVDKANLREIGRDILMVKDYDPERNAILLSVPPHVEPRRVSVDAIEHWMIYREHPGVGAILHVHAWMEGVPATPFNYPCGTYELAQAVAEKVRQAPDPTRAVVGLKNHGLTITGRSLDEILERIEGKLIRTVPMS
- a CDS encoding P1 family peptidase yields the protein MAEALWGKEALFPGVRVGHFTDPKARTGCTVVLVEEGAVAAADVRGAAPGTRETDLLLPENTVERVQAVLLTGGSAFGLGAAEGVMAYLRERGKGFPTPGGVVPIVPAAVLYDLGRGEVFRPPSREAGYGAALAAGEEVAEGSVGAGTGAVAGGVKGGFGLAGYRLEEGFRVVALAAVNSLGRPFDPSTGRLYAEPFLAEGEWALLPDLSRYRGFPEDYRFPLLLGQNTTLAVVATDAPLTKAEARRLAIMAQDGLARAIRPAHTPLDGDVVFALALGDGKGVGPLGLLRLGAYAADALARAIARAVLLAEGMPGVLAYRELAG
- a CDS encoding S1C family serine protease, which translates into the protein MRKAWGLLLLLPLALAFLSLFLHLLTPPRPWAEPIQAPPETLQAVYAEAHTAALRIEGPEGSRGTGFFYAQGLVLTAYHVVAEGGPYTLVLATGARAPARLLGFAEPLDLAVLATEGEAPRTLPLETERRPRVGEAVLHIGNGRGQFIAPRYGRVTRLEVSPSPFLPQGLVETSLPLAPGDSGGPVLDASGKVLGIAVAIGQTEEGFRSFYTPLLGRQGVLSALEGGERRYWPYLGLRGPRALTPDLAQQLGLPPGGVLVGEVVPGGAAHRAGLRGLESGGVPDVILEVDGTPVNSFEDLLREVRKREVGERVRLTVRRGGEVFQVEALLAPFPGR
- a CDS encoding YwiC-like family protein, with translation MRTTSVPLRSVALPAEHGGWGFTLEPVFLGLLLSPGPHTLGLLLLGLFGFLARHPLKLAYQDLRKGKRYPRTELALRVGGFYILLALSGLLLAARTAQGPFLLPLLLALPLAAYVAYADAKNRSRELFPELAAALFMAALAPAGVLAGSLEAEVALGSFLALALRDVAALYYARTQVLRARGASPKRYPTLLALFLSAALALFLAQEGLLPHAVFFGLLALALYGGYALFRPPVPARVIGWTQMGFGLLLVLLTTLGYTQMGLPTTLLRVPSLHRLLGWALVGLAFALSLWLLLRKEVPRAARLALGLYDLNALLGLLYLALGGPLSPHPFLAFLGVALAHTLLRRPPPWPAVGFFLLGLLLLGHG
- a CDS encoding AraC family ligand binding domain-containing protein, with protein sequence MNLLENARFGTVRGVEVLADYPEVRLVLFSLQNGQEVRGKGEPRVHLLCLEGEGTLFAGEREVLARPGTLLDASPGEPHGARAAQGRFLVLGIITPRP
- a CDS encoding DUF542 domain-containing protein, with translation MEGIALTTPVNEILRRYPEAVRLLNELGVDTCCGGAEPLEEAARQAGQDPIEVLNALAHFLQKEARQ
- a CDS encoding RrF2 family transcriptional regulator; amino-acid sequence: MPVRSLLRREESYALHALLLLAEEPGLSAMEIAQKLKAPPAFMAKVLSKLAKAGLVESRMGRAGGVWLKGAPEEISLLKVMETLSGPVALDLCATLKRCPTEERRGVCYLKPNLVRMNLEIRKALGSLTLKDLLPEKV